The following coding sequences are from one Gossypium hirsutum isolate 1008001.06 chromosome A12, Gossypium_hirsutum_v2.1, whole genome shotgun sequence window:
- the LOC107941857 gene encoding uncharacterized protein, with protein MTGEMIENAVRSGKIELGESAKKSVPRKRDNEVNNTSTFNKGQSKSFTVNQPKTVTTNEQSPVRQESNARKNTEMPQFTPIPMTYRELYQNLFNAHVVSLFYLEPLQPPYPKWYDTNTQCEYHTGITGHSIKNCIAFKKVVERLIKVGIVRFDDSAIPNVAGNPLPNHTDQGVNGISEGKNKKIKCEVAKVRTPLRQVWREMVMRGLIALDLRRESKEERNYCEFNNEVGHEIQECVEFRALVQNMMNNKEMEFYEETKNPVEGDICASEGESMSYKDSKRVPWNYDCNVTIPGKESLVDTLKEDQDRGSYTRSGRRYDTTSEKAQPVKRKALVVEGVKKKATKSELPVNELVNEEEAKEFLKFLKHSEYSVVEQLRKQLARISVMALLLSSKVYHSALMKVLNETYVANDISVNKLYRLVSNISAENYIFFNDDEIPPAGIGSTKALHITTRCKGLPVDSSNMKECQNIVKAFDSTKRKVMGKIEVPLQIGPNIYEMDFLVIDIKPSYNCLLGRPWIHSAGAVPSLSYQKLKLVSEGRLITINAEEDIIATVSNNAPYLETDDEAIEYSF; from the exons ATGACGGGAGAAATGATCGAAAATGCTGTAAGGAGCGGCAAGATAGAATTGGGAGAGAGTGCTAAGAAGTCAGTCCCGAGGAAAAGGGATAATGAAGTGAACAACACGAGCACATTCAACAAGGGGCAGTCCAAATCATTTACCGTAAATCAACCCAAAACGGTGACCACCAATGAACAAAGCCCTGTAAGACAAGAATCCAATGCAAGGAAGAACACAGAAATGCCACAATTCACCCCTATACCTATGACGTATAGGGAGTTGTACCAGAACCTGTTCAACGCTCATGTGGTATCCCTTTTCTACCTGGAGCCACTGcagcccccgtatcccaaatggtatgacacaaacaCCCAGTGTGAATACCATACGGGAATTACCGGGCATTCAATCAAAAATTGCATTGCATTCAAGAAAGTGGTCGAAAGACTCATTAAGGTGGGAATCGTGAGATTTGATGACTCAGCCATACCCAATGTAGCAGGAAACCCACTCCCCAATCACACCGACCAAGGAGTGAACGGGATAAGCGAAGGCAAAAACAAGAAGATTAAGTGTGAGGTTGCGAAAGTCAGGACTCCGTTGAGACAAGTGTGGAGGGAGATGGTCATGAGAGGTTTGATCGCGTTGGATTTAAGAAGAGAATCCAAAGAAGAGAGGAACTACTGCGAGTTCAACAATGAggtggggcatgaaatccaagagtgtGTGGAGTTCAGGGCCCTAGTGCAGAACATGATGAACAATAAGGAAATGGAATTCTATGAAGAGACTAAAAACCCCGTAGAGGGAGACATATGTGCGTCGGAGGGAGAGTCGATG TCTTACAAAGATAGCAAAAGGGTCCCATGGAATTATGATTGTAATGTGACAATTCCGGGGAAGGAAAGCCTGGTCGACACTTTAAAAGAGGACCAAGATAGGGGCTCCTATACACGTAGTGGGAGACGTTATGATACAACGAGTGAGAAGGCACAGCCCGTAAAAAGAAAAGCCCTAGTGGTCGAAGGGGTGAAGAAAAAAGCGACCAAATCTGAACTTCCTGTCAATGAACTAGTTAACGAAGAAGAGGCTAAggagtttttaaaattcctaaagcatAGTGAATACAGCGTGGTGGAACAGCTACGTAAACAACTAGCTCGTATCTCAGTGATGGCCTTACTTCTAAGCTCGAAAGTTTATCACAGCGCGCTAATGAAGGTCTTGAATGAAACGTATGTTGCTAATGATATCTCCGTTAACAAACTATACCGATTGGTTAGTAACATAAGTGCCGAAAACTATATCTTCTTCAATGACGATGAGATACCACCCGCTGGCATAGGGTCGACTAAAGCATTACACATTACCACGCGCTGTAAAGG ATTACCTGTAGACAGCTCTAACATGAAGGAGTGCCAGAACATAGTGAAGGCATTTGACAGCACGAAGAGAAAGGTGATGGGCAAAATCGAGGTACCTCTTCAGATTGGGCCAAACATATATGAGATGGATTTCCTAGTAATAGATATCAAGCCCTCATATAATTGCTTATTGGGGAGGCCCTGGATACATTCAGCTGGGGCAGTGCCTTCTTTGTCGTATCAAAAGTTGAAGCTGGTATCAGAGGGGAGGTTGATAACGATCAATGCTGAAGAGGATATCATTGCAACTGTGAGCAATAATGCGCCCTATTTGGAGACAGATGACGAAGCAATCGaatattcattttga